The DNA segment ATCTGTGTCAGCTTATGGTGACAAGTATAAAGTCATCAGCTATGAAGATCAATCAGCTAGATCCAAAACAATAACAGAATCCGACGTCATTGTTGTATGCTACAGTGCAGTTGACAAAGAATCATTTGAAAACGTCAAATCCTTTTGGATTCCAATGGTCCGAAAACTCCATAAGAAGAAACCAATTGTTTTAGTCGCTACACATAGTGACATGCGTGATGACAATAATACCGATCATGTATCAGACGCTGAAGGACAAAACTTTATGAAATCAATTAATGCTGACTATTACAACAAATGTTCTGCTGCTACAAATGAGGGAGTGAAGAATGTCTTCGAAAGTGTCGTCTGCGCCGCTATTAgatatagaaaaaagaaaaccaatGTGCTTAAACGTGTTTTCGCACGATGAACTTGAACTTATCTCTGCCCGGAGATGAACATTTACAAAACACATCTTGTGTTAAGAAAAGCAAAATACTTGCTGTCAGAAGACTTTGAGATAGATGGAGTTGGAGGTGGAATGTACCACTGGTGTACATTCCAAAGACGGATTGAAATACTACTGTCGAATTACAGTGATTGAGATGGAAAATAAGTAGTTCCGGTGATGTTCAAGGACATGAACTTAGAAAAACAATACGAAATCAGTCATATTTATGAACTTAAAGAGAAACGAATTGATTTAGTGAAAAGACACAAACAATACTAAgtcttgtttattattgtaaagATAATAACAACAATTACCTtaatttatgttctaaaaataaattttattgcaTGAAAAATATCTGTTCTCTTTACTTTTTACTGATTGTATATTGAAGGAATGACCTGTAAAGGTATCAAGGTTACTGAGTTACAAGTTTAGACTTAAGTTCAAATAAGAATGATGTGGTATTGCAAGAACACATTgataaaatagagacatcatcAATACTACTtctcagagaaaaaaaaaccgaaaaacAAACAACGGTCTACATAAGAATTACAGcgtaaaatatgtaaaaagttCAAATTAGTTGTACTGCACACTTTCAACAAAAGTTTTAAGATCATACAATTTTTTTGGCCGACCTATGTCAATTGTCTATGTTCATGTTCATGGAAACAGGATGCAAAGGATACACAAGGgacattcaaaatttataaatcaaagagAAACTGAaaacacaaaagcaaaaaagaaaatcaaaaacaaaaacctaAATAAGCTTCATaacacacagaaaactaaagttTAACATACACGAATCCGTCGAAAAAGGGTTGCTTAGGGTATGTTTATCCGACTTATATCAATTCTTTATCTGTATTTACAAGTATTCTTTAATTGACCATTGTATACCGTCATCTTACAATACTCTTTTTGAAGTGATATTTCAGGGATTGTGCTTATTAACAATAACGAAAGTTTTGTTGTGAACAACATGTCCTTAGAAGCGACCAAACTTTGATATGAAGCAAGAGTACCACtccaaaaaagacaaaacaatatttGGGAAGCTGGAATTATTGAgtttttgtattcaaatgtCACATCATATCAATTACCATACGTTAGTAAAATTTAGATGTTTGCCTCGTCTTTTCCAAATGGTTATCTTTCAGTTAAAATCTCTTTATATACTGAACAGGAAATGGAAAAAAGAAGTTTCA comes from the Mytilus trossulus isolate FHL-02 chromosome 3, PNRI_Mtr1.1.1.hap1, whole genome shotgun sequence genome and includes:
- the LOC134709482 gene encoding cell division control protein 42 homolog gives rise to the protein MVCYENTVSCAVVGDGMVGKTCLAKRFAGNQFSEQYVATVAETSTGSVSAYGDKYKVISYEDQSARSKTITESDVIVVCYSAVDKESFENVKSFWIPMVRKLHKKKPIVLVATHSDMRDDNNTDHVSDAEGQNFMKSINADYYNKCSAATNEGVKNVFESVVCAAIRYRKKKTNVLKRVFAR